In one Grus americana isolate bGruAme1 chromosome 1, bGruAme1.mat, whole genome shotgun sequence genomic region, the following are encoded:
- the CLCN4 gene encoding H(+)/Cl(-) exchange transporter 4 isoform X3 has product MNGSGNLMDFLDEPFPDVGTYEDFHTIDWLREKSRDTDRHRKITSKSKESIWEFIKSLLDAWSGWVVMLLIGLLAGTLAGVIDLAVDWMTDLKEGVCLFAFWYSHEQCCWTSNETTFDDRDKCPRWQKWSELLVSQSEGASAYILNYFLYIMWALCFAFLAVSLVRVFAPYACGSGIPEIKTILSGFIIRGYLGKWTLLIKTVTLVLVVSSGLSLGKEGPLVHVACCCGNFFSSLFSKYSKNEGKRREVLSAAAAAGVSVAFGAPIGGVLFSLEEVSYYFPLKTLWRSFFAALVAAFTLRSINPFGNSRLVLFYVEYHTPWYMAELFPFILLGVFGGLWGTLFIRCNIAWCRRRKTTRLGKYPVLEVIVITAITAVIAYPNPYTRRSTSELISELFNDCGALESSQLCDYINDPNMTRPVDDIPDRPAGPGVYTAMWQLALALVFKIVITIFTFGMKIPSGLFIPSMAVGAMAGRMVGIGVEQLAYHHHDWIIFRNWCRPGADCVTPGLYAMVGAAACLGGVTRMTVSLVVIMFELTGGLEYIVPLMAAAVTSKWVADAFGKEGIYEAHIHLNGYPFLDVKDEFTHRTLATDVMRPRRGEAPLSVLTQDSMTVEDVETLIKETDYNGFPVVVSKDSERLIGFAQRRELILAIKNARQRQDGVVSNSIVYFTEDPPELPPNSPHPLKLRRILNLSPFTVTDHTPMETVVDIFRKLGLRQCLVTRSGRLLGIITKKDVLRHMAQMANQDPESIMFN; this is encoded by the exons GGACATTAGCCGGAGTGATAGATTTAGCTGTGGATTGGATGACAGACCTGAAAGAGGGTGTCTGCCTGTTTGCCTTCTGGTACAGCCACGAGCAGTGCTGCTGGACGTCTAATGAAACTACGTTCGATGACAGGGACAAATGTCCCCGGTGGCAGAAATGGTCTGAACTTCTTGTAAGCCAGTCTGAG GGTGCAAGTGCTTACATTCTAAACTATTTTCTGTACATTATGTGGGCTctatgttttgctttcctggcAGTCTCCCTGGTCAGAGTGTTTGCTCCGTATGCCTGTGGCTCTGGAATCCCAGAG ATAAAAACCATCTTGAGTGGGTTCATTATTAGGGGCTACCTGGGAAAGTGGACACTTTTAATCAAAACAGTCACCTTGGTTCTGGTGGTGTCTTCAGGCCTCAGCCTTGGGAAAGAGGGGCCATTAGTCCACGTGGCCTGTTGTTGCGGAAACTTCTTCAGCAGCCTTTTCTCAAAGTACAGcaagaatgaaggaaaaaggagagag GTGCTCTCAGCTGCAGCCGCTGCAGGAGTTTCTGTTGCCTTTGGGGCTCCGATTGGAGGCGTGCTTTTTAGTCTGGAAGAG GTCAGCTACTACTTTCCCCTGAAAACCCTCTGGAGGtctttttttgctgctcttgTGGCTGCCTTCACACTGAGGTCCATCAATCCTTTTGGAAACAGCCGGCTGGTCCTGTTCTACGTGGAGTACCACACCCCCTGGTACATGGCCGAGCTCTTCCCCTTCATCCTGCTTGGCGTCTTCGGTGGCCTCTGGGGAACCCTCTTCATCCGATGCAACATTGCCTGGTGCAGGAGGCGAAAAACCACCAGACTCGGGAAATACCCAGTCCTGGAAGTTATAGTGATAACGGCTATCACCGCCGTCATTGCCTACCCCAACCCCTACACCCGGAGGAGCACCAGTGAGCTGATCTCAGAGCTCTTCAACGACTGCGGTGCCCTGGAGTCCTCACAGCTCTGTGACTATATCAATGATCCAAACATGACCCGTCCGGTGGATGACATTCCCGACAGACCTGCCGGCCCTGGAGTCTACACCGCCATGTGGCAGCTCGCCTTGGCTTTGGTGTTTAAGATTGTCATCACGATATTCACTTTTGGCATGAAG ATTCCTTCGGGCCTTTTCATTCCCAGCATGGCTGTTGGAGCCATGGCTGGCAGGATGGTTGGGATTGGAGTAGAGCAGCTGGCATATCACCATCACGACTGGATCATCTTCAGGAACTGGTGCAGACCTGGGGCAGACTGCGTCACACCAGGACTTTACGCTATGGTGGGAGCGGCAGCTTGCTTGG GTGGTGTTACCCGAATGACAGTCTCTCTGGTGGTGATTATGTTTGAGCTAACTGGAGGCCTGGAGTACATCGTACCTCTTATGGCTGCAGCTGTCACAAGCAAGTGGGTGGCAGATGCCTTTGGGAAAGAAGGGATCTACGAAGCTCACATTCATCTGAATGGCTACCCGTTTCTGGATGTGAAGGACGAATTCACCCACCGAACTCTGGCAACAGACGTCATGAGGCCAAGGCGTGGTGAAGCTCCTCTCTCTGTTCTGACGCAGGACAGCATGACGGTGGAGGATGTCGAGACGCTAATCAAGGAGACTGACTACAATGGCTTCCCAGTAGTGGTTTCAAAAGACTCGGAGAGACTTATTGGATTTGCACAGAGACGAGAGCTGATTCTTGCAATAA AGAATGCAAGACAGCGTCAGGATGGGGTGGTGAGCAACTCCATCGTGTACTTCACTGAAGACCCCCCAGAACTGCCACCCAACAGTCCCCATCCACTGAAGCTGCGGCGTATTCTCAACCTGAGCCCTTTCACTGTCACTGACCACACGCCAATGGAGACCGTGGTAGATATTTTCCGGAAACTTGGACTCCGGCAGTGTCTTGTCACTCGCAGTGG GAGGCTGCTGGGTATCATAACTAAAAAGGATGTATTAAGACATATGGCTCAAATGGCAAACCAGGACCCTGAATCTATCATGTTTAACTAG